In a genomic window of Methanobacterium alcaliphilum:
- a CDS encoding tetratricopeptide repeat protein, translated as MPILSFGSRNIDLITGQKTMTIRKLWKKPLNKGDRLHCYWNLVSKERRKIFEAEVTDVEILNFEDIIKNDDLAQEEGFKDSLELENEFKKMYSDKIKADTAFQVIRFKKLPIEEWEGEKINEKAMITQRADILFDSGKYHKSEMCYTAALKFDPEDIYILNKKGDNLTRLGRFEEALKCYNDALKIEPQNEFIINNKAIALLNSGQTEKALRCNDLAFKINPENNVVLYWRGFILEMLGKNLQALDTYNKVLELDPSNPEVWNARGNLLSDLGKTEKALESYDKALELVLEDEANATAWNRKGNALLELGRLEEALECYTEALNLDSKNDIIWGNRGVVLMELNRFKEASDSFNKALMINPKNDDVKVLLDECLENL; from the coding sequence ATGCCAATTTTATCCTTCGGAAGTCGTAATATAGACCTTATTACTGGTCAAAAAACCATGACTATTCGTAAATTATGGAAAAAACCTCTTAATAAAGGAGATAGGCTCCATTGTTATTGGAATTTGGTATCTAAAGAACGTCGCAAGATATTCGAAGCTGAAGTAACTGACGTGGAAATATTAAATTTTGAAGATATTATTAAGAATGATGATTTAGCTCAGGAAGAAGGTTTTAAAGATAGTTTGGAGCTTGAAAATGAATTTAAAAAAATGTACTCTGATAAAATAAAAGCAGATACTGCCTTTCAAGTTATAAGATTCAAAAAATTGCCTATTGAAGAGTGGGAAGGGGAAAAAATTAATGAAAAGGCAATGATCACTCAAAGAGCAGATATATTATTTGATTCCGGAAAATATCATAAATCAGAAATGTGTTATACTGCTGCATTAAAATTTGACCCCGAAGACATCTATATATTGAATAAAAAAGGGGACAATTTAACTCGTTTAGGTCGTTTTGAAGAAGCATTAAAATGTTATAATGATGCATTGAAAATTGAACCTCAGAATGAGTTTATTATTAATAACAAAGCAATAGCTCTTTTAAATTCAGGTCAAACCGAAAAAGCTCTAAGATGCAATGATCTTGCTTTTAAAATAAACCCCGAAAATAATGTTGTATTATATTGGAGAGGTTTTATTTTAGAGATGCTTGGAAAAAACTTGCAAGCACTGGATACATATAATAAAGTGCTGGAATTGGATCCCAGCAATCCCGAAGTATGGAATGCAAGAGGAAATTTATTGTCTGATCTGGGGAAAACAGAAAAAGCTCTAGAGTCCTATGATAAAGCACTTGAACTTGTTTTAGAAGATGAAGCTAACGCTACTGCATGGAATAGAAAAGGAAATGCTTTATTAGAGCTAGGAAGACTAGAAGAAGCATTAGAATGTTATACTGAAGCATTAAATTTAGATTCAAAGAATGATATAATTTGGGGTAATCGCGGAGTAGTGCTAATGGAGTTAAACCGTTTTAAAGAAGCTTCTGACTCTTTCAACAAAGCTTTAATGATCAATCCCAAAAATGATGATGTTAAAGTACTGTTGGATGAATGTCTGGAGAATTTATAA
- a CDS encoding glutamate decarboxylase encodes MLSKKKNLRKMEKSQKEITSTFGSRYFTESVPKYEMPEEGMPPRAAYQLIHEELNLDGNPALNLASFVTTWMELEADKLIMESMGKNFIDNDEYPQTSKIQDRVVNMLARLFNAPHECKSVGTGTIGSSEAIMLGLLAHKWTWKKRRQKEGKPFDKPNIVMGADVHTVWEKFALYFDVELKLIPLERDNYTITPEDVAKEIDENTICVGVVLGTTFTGQMDPIKEINQLLIEIKQTKGWDIPLHVDGASGGFIAPFVYPEMEWDFRLEQVKSINVSGHKYGLVYPGVGWLVFRDKKDLPDELIFKVNYLGGLMPNYSLNFSKGSSTIVAQYYNFLRLGKNGYKDIMKTMMANCKYMAQKLEESGKFEVINKDLMFPLVTVQLKGADFTVFELSQKLREKGWIIPAYTLPPDAQDVEVMRMVVKENFGRDMVDSLLADIMESYDGLEKSETKEKDRDNLTLLY; translated from the coding sequence GTGTTATCTAAGAAAAAAAATCTCAGAAAAATGGAAAAATCGCAAAAAGAAATTACAAGTACATTTGGAAGCAGATATTTCACAGAAAGCGTTCCTAAGTATGAAATGCCTGAGGAGGGTATGCCTCCTCGGGCTGCTTATCAATTGATACATGAAGAACTGAACTTAGATGGTAATCCGGCTTTGAATCTGGCCAGTTTTGTAACAACTTGGATGGAATTAGAGGCAGATAAATTAATAATGGAGAGTATGGGTAAAAATTTTATAGATAATGATGAATATCCCCAAACATCTAAAATTCAGGACAGAGTGGTTAATATGCTGGCCAGGCTTTTTAACGCCCCTCATGAATGTAAATCTGTAGGTACGGGGACTATAGGTTCATCTGAAGCTATCATGTTGGGACTTCTGGCCCACAAATGGACATGGAAAAAGCGAAGACAAAAAGAAGGCAAACCATTTGATAAACCAAATATTGTAATGGGAGCAGATGTACACACTGTATGGGAAAAATTCGCCCTTTATTTTGATGTTGAATTAAAATTAATTCCATTAGAACGGGATAATTATACTATAACTCCTGAGGATGTGGCCAAGGAGATAGATGAGAATACTATCTGTGTGGGGGTAGTATTAGGGACTACATTCACTGGCCAAATGGATCCCATAAAGGAAATTAACCAACTATTAATTGAAATCAAACAAACAAAAGGTTGGGATATTCCTTTACACGTGGATGGTGCCAGTGGCGGATTTATAGCACCATTTGTCTATCCTGAAATGGAATGGGATTTTAGATTGGAACAGGTGAAATCCATAAATGTCTCAGGACATAAATATGGTTTAGTATATCCGGGAGTAGGATGGCTAGTTTTTAGGGATAAAAAAGACTTGCCGGATGAATTAATATTTAAGGTCAATTATTTGGGTGGATTAATGCCTAATTATTCACTTAATTTTTCCAAAGGTAGCAGTACCATTGTAGCACAGTACTACAATTTTTTGAGATTGGGTAAGAATGGTTATAAAGATATCATGAAAACTATGATGGCAAACTGCAAATATATGGCTCAAAAATTAGAAGAATCAGGGAAATTCGAAGTTATCAATAAAGATTTAATGTTTCCATTGGTAACTGTGCAATTAAAAGGCGCGGATTTCACAGTATTTGAACTATCTCAAAAATTAAGGGAGAAGGGATGGATTATCCCAGCATATACTCTTCCACCAGATGCCCAGGATGTGGAAGTAATGAGGATGGTTGTAAAAGAAAATTTTGGACGAGATATGGTGGATAGCTTACTGGCAGATATTATGGAATCTTACGATGGATTGGAAAAATCAGAGACAAAAGAAAAAGATAGGGATAATCTAACGCTCTTATATTAA
- a CDS encoding DNA-formamidopyrimidine glycosylase family protein, which produces MAELPEIIIFAQQMNKQLSSKIFDSVNIKQEKILNMDKPQFSNLIVRKEVLNVYHKGKWIFMDLSDDYFLLLNLGMGADILYHEKNQELPEDYHIHFNFTDNSGFTCKFWWIGRAELIASNELSDHKPTKDIAISPLDHDFDLKHFENLIKGRSQIKNILLNQKKIGGIGNVYVHDILFKAQIHPKKLVNQLEHFQIENLYHSMVNQLKDALEKGGLFYEKDFFGKEWGFTRDYFLVAYNEGKPCPVCGTTIEKIKTGSTSSYICPECQKL; this is translated from the coding sequence ATGGCTGAGCTACCTGAGATAATTATTTTTGCACAACAGATGAACAAGCAACTATCTTCCAAAATATTTGATTCAGTGAATATTAAACAGGAAAAGATTTTAAATATGGACAAACCCCAATTCTCTAACTTAATAGTAAGAAAAGAAGTTTTGAATGTTTATCATAAAGGGAAATGGATTTTCATGGATCTTTCTGATGATTATTTTCTCCTTTTAAACTTGGGGATGGGTGCAGATATTTTATATCATGAAAAAAATCAAGAACTGCCAGAAGATTATCATATTCATTTTAATTTCACAGATAATTCGGGCTTCACCTGTAAATTCTGGTGGATAGGTCGAGCTGAACTTATTGCTTCAAATGAATTATCTGATCATAAGCCCACAAAAGATATCGCTATATCTCCTTTAGATCATGATTTTGATTTGAAACATTTCGAAAATTTAATTAAAGGACGTTCTCAAATAAAAAACATTCTTTTAAACCAGAAAAAGATAGGTGGTATTGGGAATGTATATGTTCATGATATTCTTTTTAAAGCACAAATACATCCTAAAAAACTAGTAAATCAATTAGAACATTTTCAAATTGAAAATCTATATCATTCCATGGTTAATCAATTAAAAGATGCCCTTGAGAAAGGTGGACTTTTTTATGAAAAAGATTTCTTTGGTAAAGAGTGGGGTTTTACCCGAGACTATTTTTTGGTTGCGTATAATGAGGGTAAACCTTGCCCTGTATGTGGAACCACTATAGAAAAAATAAAAACAGGTAGCACATCATCATATATATGCCCCGAATGCCAAAAATTATAA
- a CDS encoding DUF308 domain-containing protein produces the protein MTDGKNILLGIVAIILGLIVLAFPLLGVFTASAIAGIGIMALGIWLFIQSFETWKNSKAGSIALLILGIIALMIGLALFGHIMIFSFLASFWFYFAGFFLLITGFFSLFAGKDTTEKGVGIFGIVLGILYIILGTYAWNPLYLGFLIGIYFIFSGIMQFFAD, from the coding sequence ATGACAGATGGAAAGAATATACTTTTAGGAATTGTAGCGATTATTTTAGGACTAATAGTCCTTGCATTCCCTCTGCTTGGAGTTTTCACAGCGAGTGCAATTGCAGGTATTGGAATAATGGCTTTAGGCATATGGTTATTTATCCAAAGCTTTGAAACTTGGAAAAATAGTAAAGCAGGTAGTATTGCACTTTTAATACTGGGAATTATTGCTTTAATGATAGGTCTTGCATTATTTGGACATATAATGATATTCAGTTTCTTAGCAAGCTTTTGGTTCTACTTTGCCGGATTTTTCTTACTTATAACTGGTTTCTTTAGTTTATTTGCAGGTAAAGATACTACTGAGAAAGGAGTAGGTATTTTTGGTATTGTGCTGGGTATTTTATACATTATTCTAGGCACGTATGCATGGAACCCTCTTTATTTAGGATTTTTAATAGGAATATATTTCATATTCTCTGGAATAATGCAGTTCTTTGCAGATTAA
- a CDS encoding DUF308 domain-containing protein, translating into MAEGNNVLLGILAIILGILLISFPLIGVFAASVITGLGIIFLGIWLIAHSFGTWDINKAISIASLVLGIIGIVVGIGLFGKVIAFSIFAGMMIYLGGFFLIMLGVIDFLSGVGSSPKAKGAIGIIMGILFILIGLYAFNPIYLGSLIGVFLLIQGLFAIFMPAE; encoded by the coding sequence ATGGCAGAAGGAAATAATGTTTTGTTAGGAATTTTAGCGATAATACTTGGTATTTTACTTATATCTTTTCCATTAATAGGCGTATTTGCTGCTAGTGTAATAACAGGACTGGGAATAATATTTTTAGGAATATGGTTAATTGCACATAGCTTTGGAACATGGGACATAAATAAAGCAATTAGCATAGCCTCATTAGTACTGGGGATTATAGGCATAGTAGTGGGAATTGGTTTATTTGGAAAAGTAATAGCATTTAGCATATTTGCTGGAATGATGATTTATTTAGGTGGATTTTTCCTAATCATGTTGGGAGTAATAGACTTTTTATCAGGAGTAGGATCCTCACCTAAAGCCAAAGGAGCGATAGGCATCATAATGGGAATACTATTTATTCTCATAGGACTATATGCATTCAATCCAATTTATTTAGGTTCATTAATTGGAGTTTTCCTATTGATCCAGGGATTATTTGCTATTTTCATGCCAGCAGAGTGA
- a CDS encoding PAS domain S-box protein, with amino-acid sequence MNNKLCINGGFYLARIIIVGSENTFVEDLKNSLENMAHEVVFTTRSFADVLDKSNYLKPDLILMDTALKGNRGNIVTEGIKKLEMPLIFFADDYKEFDMGNNLLKDHYSYLLKKYDRKELEYTIKLAILKQELEQRSKEIIQSSPVPQFVIDSKHRVIYWNKAMEEYSGVKSSEIVGTKDHCKPFYPNKRPCLADLLVDGKEEDIFRWYQGKFKKSKLLKDAYEGVDFFQDIGNEGKWLYFTASPIKDTNNNIVGAVETFVDITDRKNTEKDLITSENKYRALFDNADDGIFLLEGKYFIECNKKVLEMYEVSRDQIIGKTPVNFSPELQSDGERSDDKANKFINLALQGNPQRFEWKHIRKDGTPFYTEVTLNRLKIEGNYLVQAIVRDVTQRKETENLLKESENRYKMVGNLISDFAYSCVYKTSGIYEIDWITNSFYHMTGFTKNQLELEKCWLFSVHPDDDKIAHDQLKELKAGSRNVSIFRIKDVKGEVKWIKNHVQCVEDNDSGRLRIYGAAQDITQLKEREDTIKKSLQEKDILLQEIHHRVKNNMQVISSLLSLQSQYVDEDLQDILEGSRNRVKSMALVHEKLYRSHNLSRIDMVDYIQNLVSDLFYSHRVDEDCIKMFLEIDDIEFNIETAIPCGLIINELVSNALKYAFPQDKCGQLIITLQTKADNDDYELIIQDNGVGLPADFDINKIDSLGLQLVYSLIKQLDGKIELEIDYGTVFKITFPEMKYKTRI; translated from the coding sequence ATTAATAATAAGTTATGCATTAATGGGGGGTTTTATCTGGCCAGGATTATTATTGTAGGGTCTGAGAATACTTTTGTGGAGGATCTTAAAAATTCACTTGAAAACATGGCTCATGAAGTTGTTTTCACAACAAGAAGTTTTGCAGATGTTCTGGATAAATCTAATTATTTAAAACCGGATTTAATTTTAATGGACACGGCACTGAAAGGAAATAGGGGGAATATTGTTACAGAAGGTATTAAAAAACTTGAAATGCCTCTAATTTTTTTCGCCGATGATTATAAAGAGTTTGATATGGGAAATAATTTGTTAAAAGACCATTATTCGTATTTATTAAAAAAATACGATAGAAAAGAACTGGAATATACAATTAAACTCGCTATTTTGAAGCAGGAACTGGAACAGAGATCAAAAGAAATAATTCAAAGTTCTCCTGTACCTCAATTTGTTATTGATAGTAAGCATAGGGTTATTTACTGGAACAAAGCTATGGAAGAATACAGTGGTGTAAAATCCAGTGAAATTGTCGGCACAAAAGATCATTGTAAACCATTTTATCCTAACAAAAGGCCTTGTTTGGCGGATTTATTGGTAGATGGGAAAGAAGAGGATATATTTAGGTGGTATCAGGGAAAATTTAAAAAATCAAAACTTCTTAAAGATGCATATGAGGGAGTTGATTTTTTTCAGGATATTGGCAACGAGGGTAAATGGCTTTATTTCACAGCATCGCCTATAAAAGATACTAATAACAATATTGTGGGTGCAGTAGAAACTTTTGTAGACATAACTGATAGGAAAAATACAGAAAAAGATCTTATAACTAGTGAAAATAAGTATCGCGCTCTTTTTGATAATGCAGATGATGGCATATTTTTACTGGAAGGGAAATATTTTATTGAATGCAATAAAAAAGTTTTGGAGATGTATGAGGTTAGCCGAGATCAGATAATCGGAAAAACGCCTGTAAACTTTTCTCCTGAACTGCAAAGTGACGGGGAAAGATCTGATGATAAAGCAAATAAATTTATTAATCTCGCACTTCAGGGAAATCCTCAACGCTTTGAATGGAAGCATATCCGCAAGGATGGCACTCCTTTTTATACTGAAGTAACTTTGAACCGGCTGAAAATAGAAGGGAATTATCTTGTCCAGGCCATAGTTAGAGATGTTACTCAAAGAAAAGAAACTGAAAATTTATTAAAGGAATCTGAAAACCGTTACAAGATGGTTGGAAATTTAATTTCTGATTTTGCTTATTCCTGTGTGTATAAAACATCTGGAATTTATGAGATCGATTGGATAACTAATTCTTTTTACCATATGACTGGGTTTACAAAGAATCAACTTGAATTAGAAAAGTGTTGGTTATTTTCAGTTCACCCTGACGATGATAAAATTGCCCATGATCAATTAAAAGAACTAAAGGCTGGATCAAGAAATGTTAGTATTTTCCGAATCAAGGACGTTAAAGGGGAAGTAAAATGGATTAAAAACCATGTTCAATGCGTAGAAGATAATGATTCTGGCAGATTACGTATCTATGGTGCGGCTCAAGATATAACTCAACTTAAAGAAAGAGAAGACACCATAAAAAAATCACTTCAGGAAAAAGATATTCTCCTCCAGGAAATCCATCATAGAGTAAAAAATAACATGCAGGTAATTTCCAGTTTATTAAGTCTTCAATCTCAGTATGTGGATGAAGATCTGCAGGATATTCTAGAGGGAAGCAGGAATCGGGTTAAATCTATGGCTTTAGTGCATGAAAAACTATATAGGTCCCATAATTTGAGTAGAATTGATATGGTGGATTATATTCAAAACCTAGTTTCTGATTTATTTTATTCCCATAGGGTGGATGAAGATTGTATTAAAATGTTTTTAGAAATAGATGATATTGAGTTCAATATTGAAACAGCTATTCCATGTGGTCTCATAATTAATGAACTGGTTTCAAATGCATTAAAATATGCTTTTCCTCAAGATAAATGTGGACAATTAATCATAACTCTACAAACAAAAGCAGATAATGATGATTATGAACTTATTATCCAAGATAATGGGGTAGGTTTACCGGCGGACTTTGACATTAATAAAATTGATTCATTGGGACTACAGCTGGTTTATAGTTTAATCAAGCAATTAGATGGGAAAATTGAACTGGAAATAGATTACGGCACGGTATTTAAAATCACATTCCCGGAAATGAAGTATAAAACTAGAATTTAA
- a CDS encoding PAS domain-containing sensor histidine kinase, whose protein sequence is MSSFPNTDQIYQFIFESSLEAMLLTAPDGSILKSNSAAQELLGYSEEDLYKIGLLRIFDEEDPNLMVLLKEMKIKGKAKGQLTLIRKNREKFSGYISAQIFHDENGDEITATIIRDLFENKTEMALEKSEKRYHNLFENMLEGYAYCKMLFDEEGQPQDWIYLDVNPAFEKLTGLKNVKGKLVTEIIPKIKELEPELFETYGRVTLTGNSETKELWFKPLRIWLHISVYRPEKEHFVAVFENITERKKIEEKLKFSEKKYRKIFENVQDIFYQTNLDGKIIEISPSIERYCGYKPEYLIGKPVEMVYFDPEDRKELVKEIYQKGEVNDYELQLKGKNNQMIFVSTNAHLMLDSQKNPLGIEGSLRDINDRKNIEIQLNKSLKEKEMLLKEIHHRVKNNLMIISSLLNIQSRYIKDTESQEIFKESQNRARSMAIIHERLYQSVDLKRIDFADYVRTLTNELFRTYTENSNRIKLKLNLELIFLDINEAIPLGLILNELITNCLKHAFPNDMDGEVTIELYENENYFELIVTDNGIGFPEGLDYYNTHSLGLQIVNSLVDQIDGELFMENVSGTRFHVKFY, encoded by the coding sequence ATGTCATCTTTTCCTAACACAGATCAGATATATCAATTTATTTTTGAAAGTAGCCTGGAAGCTATGCTATTAACTGCTCCTGATGGTTCTATTCTAAAATCTAATTCTGCAGCTCAAGAGCTTTTAGGATATTCAGAAGAAGATTTGTATAAAATAGGGCTATTAAGAATTTTTGATGAAGAGGATCCCAATTTAATGGTTCTTTTGAAAGAAATGAAGATTAAAGGAAAAGCTAAGGGTCAATTGACATTGATACGCAAAAATAGGGAAAAATTTTCCGGTTACATTTCTGCTCAAATATTTCACGATGAAAATGGGGATGAGATAACTGCTACGATTATCCGAGATTTATTTGAGAATAAAACAGAAATGGCCTTAGAAAAAAGTGAAAAACGTTATCATAATTTATTTGAGAATATGTTAGAGGGATATGCTTATTGTAAGATGCTTTTTGATGAAGAAGGCCAACCTCAGGATTGGATATATCTGGATGTAAACCCTGCTTTTGAAAAATTAACCGGACTTAAAAATGTTAAGGGCAAATTGGTAACAGAAATAATTCCTAAAATTAAGGAATTAGAACCCGAATTATTTGAAACATATGGTAGAGTGACTTTAACTGGAAATTCTGAAACTAAAGAGTTGTGGTTCAAACCATTACGTATTTGGCTGCATATTTCTGTTTATAGGCCTGAAAAAGAACACTTTGTTGCAGTATTTGAAAATATTACTGAACGTAAAAAAATAGAAGAAAAACTGAAATTTAGTGAGAAAAAATATAGAAAAATCTTTGAGAATGTACAGGATATATTCTATCAAACTAACCTTGATGGAAAAATCATAGAAATAAGTCCTTCCATTGAACGTTATTGTGGATATAAACCTGAATATTTGATAGGTAAACCCGTTGAAATGGTTTATTTTGATCCAGAGGATAGAAAAGAACTTGTAAAAGAAATCTATCAAAAAGGAGAAGTCAACGATTATGAACTACAATTAAAAGGTAAAAATAATCAAATGATTTTTGTTTCTACAAATGCCCACTTAATGTTAGATTCACAAAAAAATCCCTTGGGGATTGAAGGTTCTCTAAGAGATATTAATGATCGAAAAAATATTGAAATACAACTCAATAAGTCTTTAAAAGAAAAAGAAATGCTTTTAAAGGAGATCCACCACAGGGTAAAAAATAATTTGATGATTATATCGAGCTTACTAAACATACAGTCAAGGTACATTAAAGATACAGAATCTCAGGAAATATTTAAAGAAAGTCAAAACAGGGCTCGTTCCATGGCCATAATTCATGAAAGATTGTATCAATCAGTTGATTTGAAGAGAATTGATTTTGCGGACTATGTGAGAACACTGACCAATGAATTATTCAGAACATACACAGAAAACTCCAACCGCATAAAACTTAAACTTAATTTGGAACTAATCTTCTTGGATATAAACGAAGCAATACCTTTAGGGCTAATTTTAAATGAATTAATAACTAATTGTCTGAAACACGCATTTCCAAATGATATGGATGGAGAAGTTACTATTGAACTTTATGAGAATGAAAACTATTTTGAATTAATAGTTACAGATAATGGGATAGGATTTCCAGAAGGATTGGATTATTATAATACTCACTCTCTGGGTCTTCAAATTGTTAATAGCTTAGTGGATCAAATCGATGGAGAATTATTTATGGAGAATGTTTCTGGAACTCGATTTCATGTTAAATTTTATTAA
- a CDS encoding TetR/AcrR family transcriptional regulator, with the protein MTSQKSTKEKIFDVSIDLFSQKGFNAVSIRQIGRGVGIRESSIYNHYSNKEAILDSILSYFIKEMEETGIPEDEMEILLKQSPEMFYHAGSKMFEERMNNPQMIKIWRLLLIEMYHNPKIKEFFLKELIEAPIEAWTLIFTMMIENKVIKPVNPERLAREYFSYAIYLLIENFVLKYPDNPEKFLRVMFDDMEEHMKFILESVKLK; encoded by the coding sequence ATGACCTCACAAAAATCAACCAAAGAGAAAATATTTGATGTTTCCATTGATCTTTTCTCACAAAAAGGATTTAACGCAGTTTCAATTAGACAAATAGGCCGCGGAGTAGGGATAAGGGAAAGTTCCATATATAACCACTACTCCAACAAAGAGGCAATACTCGACAGCATATTAAGTTATTTCATTAAAGAAATGGAAGAGACTGGAATCCCAGAAGATGAAATGGAGATTCTTTTAAAACAAAGCCCCGAAATGTTTTACCATGCGGGATCTAAAATGTTTGAAGAACGTATGAATAACCCACAAATGATAAAAATTTGGAGATTATTGCTTATTGAAATGTATCACAACCCTAAAATTAAAGAATTCTTTTTAAAAGAATTAATTGAAGCACCCATAGAAGCTTGGACATTAATATTCACCATGATGATCGAAAACAAGGTTATAAAACCTGTAAACCCTGAAAGATTGGCTCGGGAATATTTCAGCTATGCCATTTATCTATTAATAGAAAATTTCGTTTTGAAATACCCCGACAACCCCGAAAAATTCCTCCGAGTGATGTTTGATGATATGGAAGAACACATGAAGTTCATCCTGGAAAGTGTCAAGCTCAAATAG
- a CDS encoding DUF116 domain-containing protein, protein MKPITYHLQSSSKNYYEEINKFTSTVLEESEEFIGHLAEEFQKFMQKTYAKNLKKDECVFEALMIGVFWNNYSQRSLKLDEIPQKLLYKLSNLRNEIPSLKKEIDDVRGILATMFLMDDGDHHELVELNLENLDLLIKWLDASGDYKYEVEHLKIWREFLNKKGENKITLSLTQILMFADWFAETACKNLNQYTENVNSFLDQKLAQHLNQEDVIFCGRKQVEYHLNMIGAEIMNRAYRKRFRDRPRKAVLLPGCMRAKTKCASKEEKLGNKCMLCNEDCSVARIYKKGLREGFEVYIVSHESSAFSKSSQKDQAELGVVGVACVNNLVSGGWKSDSLGIPAQCVILEQVGCRNHWDTKGFPTEINHSELEKILAI, encoded by the coding sequence ATGAAACCCATAACCTACCATTTACAATCAAGTTCCAAAAATTACTATGAAGAAATTAATAAGTTCACTTCAACGGTTTTAGAAGAGTCTGAAGAGTTTATAGGTCATTTAGCAGAAGAATTTCAGAAATTTATGCAAAAAACCTACGCAAAAAATTTAAAAAAAGATGAGTGTGTATTTGAAGCATTGATGATAGGTGTTTTTTGGAATAATTATTCACAAAGATCTTTAAAACTTGATGAAATACCTCAAAAATTATTATACAAACTCTCAAATTTGAGAAATGAAATTCCATCTCTAAAAAAAGAGATAGACGATGTGAGAGGAATCTTAGCTACAATGTTCTTAATGGATGATGGTGATCACCATGAACTTGTTGAATTGAATCTAGAAAATCTAGACCTACTAATAAAGTGGTTAGATGCTAGTGGAGATTACAAGTATGAAGTGGAACATCTGAAAATATGGAGGGAATTTTTAAATAAAAAGGGTGAAAACAAAATAACATTATCACTAACTCAAATTTTAATGTTTGCTGATTGGTTCGCTGAAACTGCCTGTAAAAATTTAAATCAATACACCGAGAATGTGAATAGTTTCCTAGATCAAAAATTAGCCCAGCACTTAAACCAAGAAGATGTAATTTTTTGTGGTAGAAAACAGGTCGAGTACCATCTAAACATGATCGGGGCCGAAATAATGAATAGGGCGTATAGAAAAAGGTTTAGAGATAGGCCAAGAAAAGCCGTTTTACTCCCGGGATGCATGAGGGCCAAAACAAAATGTGCTTCAAAAGAAGAAAAGTTAGGAAATAAATGTATGCTGTGCAATGAAGACTGTTCGGTTGCGCGTATTTATAAAAAAGGATTAAGAGAAGGATTTGAAGTATACATAGTATCCCATGAATCTTCCGCTTTTTCAAAAAGTAGCCAAAAAGATCAGGCCGAATTAGGTGTTGTAGGTGTAGCTTGTGTTAATAACTTGGTTTCAGGCGGATGGAAATCTGATTCTTTGGGAATCCCTGCACAGTGCGTTATACTAGAACAAGTGGGTTGTCGAAATCACTGGGACACGAAGGGTTTTCCAACAGAAATAAACCATTCCGAACTGGAAAAAATACTTGCTATCTAA